The genomic DNA GCCGTTGACCGTGAGCGAGCCCCGCACGGTGCCGGCCTTGTAGTAGGTGGACTCGGTGGCATTCGGACCGGACGTCCAGCTCACGTCGTACGAGCCGCTCAGCAGCGCCGCGTGAGCGCCTCGCACGAGCACCCACTCCTGACCGTGGGGCGCCCAGCCGAGTCCGGCGGCGTACGGCGTGCGCGTGACCAGCCCGCGACTCGCCGACCCGTACCAGTCGAAACCACTGTGCTCCGAAGCCCGGACCGATCCGGTCGCGCGGGCGTAGACCTCGCGGGTCTCCGTGCGATAAAGCCCGGCGAAGTCGCCCAGGACGCGGCGGCCGGACCAGGCGTGCACGCTCTGGCCCCGGCCGTCGTAGTGCAGCACGATCTCCAGGTCGTCGACATCGCCCTCGACCGCCACCACCGCCGAGCGGTCGTCGTCGTCATCACCCGACGGGTGCGGCACGAGCCGGTCGTCGAGCACGTACGTGCGCCCGTGCGTACGCAGCGCCAGGCGGGCGGGCTCGTCCGGCACCGGCGGCTCGCCGGGCTGCTCGTACGTGGTGGGCCGCGGCATCGCCCACTGGACCGAGACGAAGTGCCCGCCGCGAGGCGCCCTGAGGTCGCCGCGATCGTCGTCGTAGTCGTCAGGAGTGATGGTGTCGCCGACCTCGACGGCCGCGGTGACCGAACCCGACGGCGTCTTGAGCTGGACGTCGGTGCTGCTGCTGCTTCCGCCCCAGATGCGGTAGCCCTGCTCGACCTTCCCGACGCCGACACGGCCCTTCTCGACGACGGCGTAGGTGATGCCGGCGACGAGCGCCGCGACCACCGCGAGCAGCGCCACCCACCGAACCGCCCGCCGGCGAGGGCGGATCGCGGTGAGGTCGTCGGGCACGTCGGTCATGGGCCTGCGACGCCGCACCGCTCGGGGCGGTTCCTAGGCCGTACGCCGGTCGTAGTCGTCGCGGTGGACCTGCACGTCGTCCATGTGGGTCTCGGCCCACTGCTTCATCTGGGCGACGACGACGAGCAGCGAACGACCGAGGTCGGTGACGGCGTAGTCGACCGTGACGGGGACGGTCGGGGTCACGGTGCGCGTGACGAGCCCGTCGCGCTCCAGCGAGCGCAGCGTCTGCGTCAGCATCTTCTGGCTGACGCCGGCGATGTGCCGGGCGATCTGGGAGTAGCGCATCGACTCACCGCTGTCGCCCAGCGTGCACAGCACGAGCGTGACCCACTTGTCGGACAGCCGGTCGAGCAGCTGGCGGCTCTTGCACTGAGCCAGGAACACGTCGTACTCCATCTTGGCCTCGGCCCGTCTGCGGGCTGCGGTCTTGGTCGCCATCACGTGCCCTTCGAGAGACTTACGCACTTGGAGGTGCCTACTTACCAGCAGAGAGTAGATCACCGATAGTGGTGCGCGTAACCAGCAACCCGAGCAGGAGGTCCATCCCATGCGCGCAGCCGTCGTCCGCCGACCCGGAACCCCGGTGGAGATCATCGAGACGCCCGTCCCCGAGCCCGGCCCCGACGAGATCCGTGTCCGTGTCCTCGGCGCCACCGTCAATCCGGTCGACGTCGGCACCGCACAGGGCGTGTTCCACGAGCTCGGCTGGATCGACCAGCCCGAGCACACCGGCCTCGGCTGGGACGTCGCCGGCGAGGTGTCCGCCGTCGGGTCCACCGTCACCGGGTTCGCCGTCGGCGACCGCGTCGCCGCCCTGTCCGCGGGTGTCGACAAGGCCCTCGGCCCGTACGCCGACGAGGTGGTCGTCCCGGCCCACGCCGCGGCTGCGCTCCCGGCCGGGCTCTCCCCCACCGACGCGGCGACCGTGCCGCTCAACACGCTCACGGCCCAGCAGGCGCTCGACCTGCTCGGCGACCCCGACGGCCGCACGCTCCTCGTGACCGGAGCCGCAGGTGCGGTCGGTGAGTACGCCGTCCGCCTGGCCGCCGCACGCGGCTGGACGGTCACCGGCCTGGCTCGCCCGACGGACGAGGCCACCGTGACCGCAGCGGGTGCGACGCACGTGACCGCACTGGACGGGACCGCACCGTTCGACGCCGCGCTCGACACCGCGGCGCTGGCGGGCGACGCGGTCGCAGCCGTCCGCGACGACGGCCACTACGTCGGTGTGCTCCCACCCGCCGTCCCCGAGCCGGAGCGCGGCATCACCACCGAGGCGGTCGACGTGCAGGCCGACGGCGAGGCGCTGGCCACGCTGCTGGCGTGGACCGCGGCAGGCGAGCTGCCCACGCGCGTGCACGCCGTCGTACCGCTCGACCAGCTCGCAGCCGTGCACGACAAGGTCGCAGCGGGTGGCGTACGGGGGCGGTACGTGCTGGTGCCGTGATCTCGCACGGTCGCGTACGGGTGTCGGGACGTGCGCTCCTACACCCGTACGCGACCGTCAGCCGAGCGGCAGCTTGGCCTGGGGCGGTGGCGCGTGGGTGGGGTCGACCCCGTCGAACAGGCTGCTCACCGACTCGCCGGCGTGGATGCGTGCGATGGCCTGCGCGAACAGGTCTGCGACCGAACGCACCTGCAGATCGGGCCAGTCCGGCGCCGGGACGGTGTCGGTCGTGACGACCTCGCTGATCATCGGGTGACTGCTCAACCGCTCGACGGCCGGCCCGGCGAACAACCCGTGCGTACAGGCCACCGCCGCCTCGGTGCACCCGAACTCCTTGAGCCGTTCCATCAGCTCGACGACCGAGCCGCCCGTGGCGATCGCGTCGTCGAGCACGATGGCCCGCTTGCCGGCCACGTCACCGACGATCGCGTCGATGACGACCTTGTCGTCGGCCTTGCGCTGCTTGCTGCCGGCGGCGACGGGCAGCCCCAGCAGGCGGGCGAACTGCGTGGCGGTCTTGGCGTTGCCGAGGTCCGGTGAGACCACGACCGTGTCGGTGAGGTCACGCTGATGAGGTGACGCTCCATGACGGGGGAACAGGCGCGGGCCTGGCGATGGGTTCTGGTGTCGGTGCTCGCGCTCGGCATCGGCTCGCTGCTGTCGAACATCACGACCGACGCCGACGACCAGATCTTCTTCGGTGTACGCCGGACGCTGAGCCTCGTGCTCAACTCCGGCACCGCGTGGGCCGGGATCTCGGTGCTGGCCGGGTGGCTGCTGCGTCGGCCTGTGCCGGCTGCGGCCGCCGGGCTGCTGGCCGGCTCGGGCGCGCTGATCGTGCACTACTCGCTGGGTGAGGTCACCGGCATCCTGCCGACCGGCTCGTTCGGCGCCAACGCGTCGTGGTTCGTGATCGCGGCGGCGACCGGCGGACCGCTCGGCCTCGTCGGCGCGGCCGCTCGCTCGGCCAGGCGGTGGGGCTACGTGGCCCGCCTCGTCGTACCGGCCGGGGCACCGGGTGGTGGCAAGCCTCCGCGCACGACAGCCCGGCCGCGCGCGTGTCGTCGATCGCGGCCGCCGTCGTGCTGTCTGCGGTGGGCCTGATCGGCGGCTGCCTGGCCGCACGGCCGCGCCGAGAACTGCACCGAGCGGGCAGTTCTCAGGTCGCAGCCACCGGTCGCCGCTGAGAACCGCGCCCAGTGGGCAGTTCTCAGACTGATGATCGGTCGCGCCGAAGCCGATGGGAGTGTCAGACACCCTCGGTCGTACTGGCGGATCAGCGGTGTCGAAAGGGGGTGTCATGACACACCTTTCGACAGCAGTTGGCTGCCGCAGGTCGGCGGCGGGTCAGACCTTGCTGCGAGTGGCGGCCCGGCTGAACTGCTCGACCTTGGCCGTCGAGCCGCAGACCACCAGCTCGTGCCCGCGCTGGATGAGCGTCTCTGGCCGGGCGTAGGTGAAGTCCTCGTGCAGCTTCTTGACGCCCACGACGGTGACGTCGAACTTCGTCCGCAGCGCGACCTCGGCGAGCGTCTGGTCCCACGCCCACGACGGCGCCGTCGTACGGGCGATCGCGAACCCGTCGTCGAACTCGATGTAGTCCGACAGCGCGCCGCCGACCATGTGGGCGACCCGCTCCCCCATCGCCGACTCGGGGTAGACGACGTGGTGGGCGCCGATGCGTTCGAGGATCTTGCCGTGCTGCTTGGTGATGGCCTTGGCCCAGATGACCTGGACGCCGAGGTCGACCAGGTTGACGACCGTGAGCACGCTCGCCTCGACGTCGGTGCCGATCGCGACGATGCCGCGGCTGATCTCGGCGACGCCCAGCTGGCGCAGGGCCTCCTCGTCGGTGGAGTCGACGACGGCCGTGTGGGTCAGGTCGTCGGCCCACTTCTGGACGAGCTCGGGGTCCTCGTCGACCGCCACGACGTCCCAGCCCTGCTCGACCAGGCTGCGTGCGGTCGCGGTGCCGAACCGGCCCAGCCCGACGACCAGCACCGCGCGCTCGGTCGGCGCAGGCGCCTTGCGGAATCCCATCGAACGTCGTCCCTCTCTCGCACTCACCCGACGGCCGGGCTCACCCGGCTGCTGGGGTCACCCGACGATCGGGCGCTCCTCGGCCAGCCTGAACCGCCGGTGCCGCCGGTTCATCGCCAGCGACGTCATCACGGTGATCGTGCCGACTCGACCGATGAACATCAACACCATCAGCACCACCTCGGCCGATGCAGGCAGGTGTGCTGTCAGGTTGGCCGACAGACCGACCGTCGCGAACGCCGACATCGCCTCGAACGCGACGATCTGGAACGGCTGCTCGGTGAGCAGCGTGAGCGCGATCGTGCCGGCCATGACACAGCCGATCCCGCCGAGGGCGATCGTGATCGCCTGGCGCTGGGTGTCCTCGGGGATGCGGCGGTGGGAGATCACG from Luteipulveratus halotolerans includes the following:
- a CDS encoding winged helix-turn-helix transcriptional regulator, with the protein product MRKSLEGHVMATKTAARRRAEAKMEYDVFLAQCKSRQLLDRLSDKWVTLVLCTLGDSGESMRYSQIARHIAGVSQKMLTQTLRSLERDGLVTRTVTPTVPVTVDYAVTDLGRSLLVVVAQMKQWAETHMDDVQVHRDDYDRRTA
- a CDS encoding NADP-dependent oxidoreductase; translated protein: MRAAVVRRPGTPVEIIETPVPEPGPDEIRVRVLGATVNPVDVGTAQGVFHELGWIDQPEHTGLGWDVAGEVSAVGSTVTGFAVGDRVAALSAGVDKALGPYADEVVVPAHAAAALPAGLSPTDAATVPLNTLTAQQALDLLGDPDGRTLLVTGAAGAVGEYAVRLAAARGWTVTGLARPTDEATVTAAGATHVTALDGTAPFDAALDTAALAGDAVAAVRDDGHYVGVLPPAVPEPERGITTEAVDVQADGEALATLLAWTAAGELPTRVHAVVPLDQLAAVHDKVAAGGVRGRYVLVP
- a CDS encoding potassium channel family protein, with translation MGFRKAPAPTERAVLVVGLGRFGTATARSLVEQGWDVVAVDEDPELVQKWADDLTHTAVVDSTDEEALRQLGVAEISRGIVAIGTDVEASVLTVVNLVDLGVQVIWAKAITKQHGKILERIGAHHVVYPESAMGERVAHMVGGALSDYIEFDDGFAIARTTAPSWAWDQTLAEVALRTKFDVTVVGVKKLHEDFTYARPETLIQRGHELVVCGSTAKVEQFSRAATRSKV